Proteins from a genomic interval of Diospyros lotus cultivar Yz01 chromosome 6, ASM1463336v1, whole genome shotgun sequence:
- the LOC127803114 gene encoding E3 ubiquitin-protein ligase ATL6-like has protein sequence MTNFSRRTIHVEVPMLLLLLLLAAAQAPFAAAQASPDSPSDYSYSNVDPSMAIVIVVLVSAFFFMGIFTIYIRQCSREAGATGIPGQAAAGNFPLSSRGLEPEVIESFPILHYSEVKEHKIGKGDLECAICINEFSDDETLRLLPKCDHVFHPECIDAWLASHTTCPVCRASLVLSAHELSGAAAQGTAANPIDSTAEHNFSSEIGEVQDQAQSRNQVSITVDEDRNRAPQVIETPKPNAQRVAKFPRSHSTGHSLVLPGDNCDRYTLRLPEEVRKQIVERSLQRTTSCVVAVGYRTGGDGSSRGRQIGRNDRIVRSDRWIFTKTPAFFSRNRSVLSAKVGVDVDLTAVESVKARGDGADLTASHLPV, from the coding sequence ATGACTAATTTCAGCCGTCGGACCATCCACGTCGAAGTCCCGATGCTGCTGCTTCTGCTACTGTTAGCGGCGGCGCAGGCGCCTTTCGCGGCCGCGCAGGCGAGTCCGGACTCGCCTTCGGACTACTCGTACTCCAACGTCGATCCGTCAATGGCGATCGTGATCGTGGTCCTCGTGTCCGCCTTCTTCTTCATGGGCATCTTTACCATCTACATCCGCCAGTGCTCCAGGGAAGCCGGCGCCACGGGGATCCCCGGTCAGGCGGCAGCAGGGAACTTCCCGCTGTCCTCCCGCGGCCTGGAGCCGGAGGTGATCGAGTCGTTCCCAATTTTGCATTACTCGGAAGTGAAGGAACACAAGATCGGGAAGGGAGATTTGGAATGCGCCATCTGCATAAACGAGTTCTCGGATGACGAGACTCTCCGGTTGCTGCCTAAGTGCGATCACGTGTTCCATCCAGAGTGTATCGACGCTTGGTTGGCTTCTCACACAACTTGTCCCGTCTGCCGAGCGAGTCTCGTGCTGAGTGCGCACGAACTCTCAGGTGCTGCCGCGCAAGGAACGGCGGCGAATCCGATTGACTCGACAGCCGAGCACAATTTCAGTTCCGAAATCGGCGAAGTACAAGATCAAGCGCAAAGCCGAAATCAAGTTTCAATTACTGTTGACGAAGATCGAAACAGAGCTCCGCAAGTGATCGAAACTCCAAAACCAAATGCACAGAGAGTGGCGAAGTTTCCGCGATCGCACTCGACCGGTCACTCATTGGTTCTACCGGGAGATAACTGCGACAGGTACACTCTGAGGTTACCGGAGGAGGTGAGGAAGCAGATCGTAGAACGGAGCCTGCAGCGCACGACCAGCTGTGTCGTCGCTGTAGGCTACAGGACCGGCGGAGACGGGAGCAGTCGCGGGAGGCAGATCGGCCGGAACGACCGGATTGTGCGGTCGGACCGCTGGATCTTCACAAAAACGCCGGCGTTTTTCTCCAGGAACCGATCCGTTTTGTCGGCGAAGGTGGGCGTTGACGTAGACCTAACGGCGGTAGAGTCTGTAAAGGCGCGGGGCGATGGAGCTGATCTAACGGCGAGTCATCTTCCAGTTTAA